A stretch of Fundicoccus culcitae DNA encodes these proteins:
- a CDS encoding catalase translates to MSEEMNKDEVLQSPMAKNGLKPYEESRNQRVGSTKIAHTLDGIPVVDNDNTMTAGPRGPIVLQDTWLVEKLQSFSREVIPERRMHAKGSGAFGVFKVTHDITQYTRAKLFSEIGKETEMFARFSTVAGERGAADAERDIRGFALKFYTEEGNWDLAGNNTPVFFHRDPKHFIDLNRAVKRDPRTNLRSPNTNWDFWTSLPESLHQVTITMSDRGIPSSYRYMHGFSSHTYSMFNEANERTWVQFHFRSQQGIQNLTDQEAERVVAEDRESHQADLYNAIEQGEFPRWKMYIQVMTEEQADNMPFNPFDLTKVWPKKDFPLIEVGEFELNRNPENYFADVEQAAFNPNAQVPGIGLSPDRMLQARSFSYQDAARYRLGANYHQIPVNYPKAVKEELNFYARDGQGRVDGNGGSTVHYTPNSYGNLKYTKTNEEPPLKGGEVKYYDFREDDHDYYSQPGQLFRAMTAEQQLVLFENTARNLGDSTMQIKHRHINNCHQADPAYGEGVAKALGIDIATVDLTPTPRDSEAANDEANARGYENLNYPTEPANPESARDLGINGRDTNVDPKSLIDPMDDPFLL, encoded by the coding sequence ATGTCTGAAGAAATGAACAAAGATGAAGTTTTGCAGAGTCCAATGGCCAAAAATGGTCTAAAGCCTTATGAAGAAAGTCGCAATCAACGTGTGGGTTCCACAAAAATTGCCCATACACTGGATGGTATTCCGGTAGTTGATAATGATAATACAATGACAGCTGGTCCAAGAGGTCCAATTGTTTTACAAGATACTTGGTTGGTTGAAAAATTGCAATCGTTCTCACGTGAAGTGATTCCAGAGCGTCGTATGCATGCGAAAGGTTCGGGTGCTTTTGGTGTGTTCAAAGTAACCCATGATATTACGCAATATACGCGAGCTAAGCTATTCTCTGAAATTGGTAAAGAAACCGAAATGTTTGCACGTTTCTCGACGGTTGCTGGTGAACGTGGTGCTGCTGATGCTGAACGTGATATTCGTGGTTTTGCCTTGAAGTTTTATACTGAAGAAGGTAACTGGGATTTAGCAGGAAATAATACACCGGTATTCTTCCATAGAGACCCTAAACATTTTATCGACTTGAACCGTGCGGTTAAACGCGACCCGCGCACTAACTTGCGTAGTCCAAATACGAACTGGGATTTCTGGACGTCTCTACCTGAATCATTACATCAAGTAACGATTACGATGAGTGATCGGGGTATTCCGTCTTCTTATCGTTATATGCACGGTTTTAGTTCACATACCTATTCTATGTTCAATGAAGCTAATGAACGTACATGGGTACAGTTCCATTTCCGTAGCCAACAAGGTATTCAAAACTTAACGGATCAAGAAGCTGAACGTGTCGTTGCTGAAGATCGTGAATCACATCAAGCGGATTTGTACAATGCGATTGAACAAGGTGAATTCCCAAGATGGAAAATGTACATTCAAGTCATGACGGAAGAGCAAGCCGATAATATGCCATTCAATCCATTTGATTTAACCAAAGTTTGGCCTAAAAAAGATTTCCCATTGATTGAAGTGGGTGAATTTGAATTAAACCGTAATCCTGAAAACTACTTTGCAGATGTTGAGCAAGCCGCTTTTAATCCAAATGCCCAAGTTCCTGGTATTGGTTTATCACCTGACCGTATGTTACAAGCCCGTTCTTTCTCTTATCAAGATGCGGCTCGTTACCGTCTAGGTGCGAATTACCATCAAATTCCAGTTAACTATCCAAAAGCGGTTAAAGAAGAATTGAACTTTTATGCTCGTGATGGTCAAGGTCGTGTGGATGGAAATGGTGGTTCAACCGTTCATTATACTCCAAACTCATATGGCAACTTAAAATACACTAAAACAAATGAAGAACCGCCTTTAAAAGGTGGCGAAGTGAAATACTATGATTTCCGTGAAGATGATCATGACTATTATTCACAACCCGGCCAATTGTTCCGCGCCATGACGGCTGAGCAACAATTAGTCTTGTTCGAAAACACCGCCCGTAACTTAGGCGATTCAACGATGCAAATCAAACACCGCCATATTAACAATTGCCACCAAGCCGACCCAGCTTATGGTGAAGGTGTCGCAAAAGCGTTAGGTATTGATATTGCGACGGTTGATTTAACACCAACTCCACGTGACTCAGAAGCTGCAAACGATGAAGCAAATGCCCGTGGTTATGAAAACTTAAATTACCCAACTGAACCTGCTAACCCAGAATCAGCGCGTGATTTAGGGATCAATGGTCGCGATACGAATGTGGATCCAAAATCCTTGATTGACCCAATGGATGATCCATTCTTGTTATAA
- a CDS encoding TetR/AcrR family transcriptional regulator → MEEKHQSILTAATQLFKEQGYKDTNISQITQAANMAVGTFYRYFDSKEAIFLEVYKDENSRMRQQMIEQINWEGDELQIIAEIFSLSKQLTKDNAILKEWYNPTIASYLKSYYASAEGMEKYNFHAFLLELFSKKLFERGYSESDIQKLGYAIELIYKIEVTSDRQDATHAEALETLTTYFMKGILS, encoded by the coding sequence ATGGAAGAGAAACATCAATCGATTCTCACGGCAGCAACACAACTGTTTAAAGAGCAAGGCTACAAAGATACCAATATTTCACAAATTACACAAGCAGCTAATATGGCTGTGGGAACTTTTTATCGCTATTTCGACTCAAAAGAAGCGATCTTTTTAGAAGTTTACAAAGATGAAAATAGTCGCATGAGACAACAAATGATTGAACAAATTAATTGGGAAGGGGACGAATTACAGATAATTGCAGAGATATTTAGTTTGAGTAAGCAGTTAACTAAAGATAACGCGATTTTAAAAGAGTGGTACAATCCGACAATAGCTTCTTACTTAAAATCCTATTATGCCAGCGCTGAAGGGATGGAGAAATATAATTTTCATGCATTTTTACTTGAGCTTTTCAGTAAAAAGTTATTTGAGAGAGGATATTCCGAAAGTGACATCCAAAAGTTAGGGTATGCCATTGAACTGATATACAAAATTGAAGTCACTTCAGATAGACAAGATGCAACACATGCGGAAGCTTTAGAAACCTTAACCACTTATTTTATGAAAGGGATTTTATCGTAA
- a CDS encoding sugar-transfer associated ATP-grasp domain-containing protein translates to MSQSNNLRRKILLPIALLKADYQRKQPQISLNRYLMLSKGFIAESTILYNLTMKNFNYYLSDYQAMNTRDINHQSAYFLNNKVAFTDMLEGLAEMPATLAIIQNREFISRTELFYDAKTLVDYLQADSLRKVVIKPIFGMEGQGVWVVNWEDGKVRMNDQLLSSEAFQRYLLSLEVGYFISEYICQGQFSQSLFPNSVNTIRMLTMIDPANQQAFIAASTYRVGTNLSAPTDNFRRQGLSVAVNPVSGRLGRAAMIPQNGQLQWYENHPDTKKQLTGRIIPNWEQVTRCVLDVANYVYQTKQIHYVGWDVVLTDTGISLLEGNSIPGVSLHQVHHPLLTNPDVKRFYAFHGVV, encoded by the coding sequence TTGAGCCAATCAAATAATTTACGTAGAAAAATACTATTACCAATAGCACTTTTGAAAGCGGATTATCAACGCAAACAACCACAAATAAGTTTAAACAGATATCTCATGTTATCCAAAGGCTTTATCGCAGAGTCAACTATTCTCTATAATTTAACGATGAAAAATTTTAATTATTATTTATCGGATTACCAAGCGATGAATACCCGCGATATAAATCATCAATCGGCTTACTTTTTAAATAATAAAGTAGCTTTCACGGATATGTTAGAGGGCTTAGCTGAAATGCCAGCCACCTTGGCTATTATCCAAAATAGAGAATTTATTTCACGCACGGAATTATTTTATGATGCTAAAACACTCGTCGACTACTTACAAGCAGATAGTCTTCGAAAAGTCGTCATCAAACCTATTTTTGGGATGGAAGGTCAAGGCGTGTGGGTCGTTAATTGGGAAGATGGCAAGGTGAGAATGAATGATCAATTGCTCTCTTCAGAAGCGTTCCAACGGTATTTATTATCATTAGAAGTTGGCTATTTTATTTCGGAATATATTTGTCAAGGGCAATTCTCCCAGTCACTGTTTCCGAATTCAGTCAATACTATCCGCATGTTGACCATGATTGATCCGGCCAATCAACAAGCTTTCATTGCAGCATCGACTTACCGGGTCGGCACTAACTTATCTGCCCCAACCGATAATTTTCGTCGCCAAGGCTTGAGTGTCGCAGTTAATCCTGTCTCAGGTCGGTTAGGGCGGGCAGCGATGATTCCGCAAAATGGCCAACTCCAGTGGTATGAAAATCATCCAGATACAAAAAAACAACTCACGGGTAGAATCATTCCCAATTGGGAACAGGTGACACGCTGTGTTTTAGATGTGGCCAACTATGTCTATCAAACGAAGCAAATTCATTACGTGGGTTGGGATGTGGTCTTGACGGATACGGGCATTTCGCTTCTGGAAGGCAATAGTATTCCAGGTGTCAGCCTGCACCAAGTGCACCATCCATTACTAACGAATCCCGACGTCAAACGCTTTTATGCGTTTCACGGAGTCGTTTAG
- a CDS encoding phospholipase D-like domain-containing protein — MRYFKVLLVVAVVYLVYVLVSGILVFYIIRPEPAKAVDIQFKETNERVSLIDRPSDAWQARVDLISRAQETIDIAYYAFHGGESVDLFVGLLLDAADRGVQVRFLMDGVANGIRFEPEIYRVLVAHPNIEFAFYEPLHVLQPWTWHNRMHDKIIVVDGEVAMMGGRNIGDKYFTDDVPSLSIDRDVMVFKGDTGQDDTYLLSQLANHFTDLWTSDYSVVQTRTFSASKQEEILRQQAEFVQKTHQKTTADPNLTQWYAKSHPVRGASFVTNPLGRFYKEGVVWEYLLALTKQAEKSIIIQTPYIIPTVQMREDMEQQMPDDEVATNLLTNSLASTNNLIANSGYQNNRQEIIDQGTQIYEFQPNEAQFHTKAIIIDERISAIGTFNMDSRSAYLNTESMFIFDSPSLAAELLSNIEVDYGQQIVAVDEDNPADQSDYSSAKYVVSRLLQPIARLFAPFL; from the coding sequence TTGCGATATTTTAAGGTGTTGCTGGTGGTAGCCGTTGTGTATTTGGTGTATGTTTTAGTCAGTGGTATCTTGGTTTTTTATATAATACGTCCTGAACCTGCTAAAGCGGTTGATATTCAATTTAAGGAAACCAATGAGCGGGTTTCGTTGATTGATAGGCCAAGTGATGCATGGCAAGCGCGCGTTGATTTGATTAGTCGTGCTCAAGAGACAATTGATATTGCATATTATGCCTTTCATGGGGGTGAAAGTGTTGATCTGTTTGTCGGCTTGTTGTTAGATGCGGCTGATCGTGGGGTTCAGGTGCGTTTTTTAATGGATGGGGTAGCCAATGGGATTCGTTTTGAACCGGAGATTTATCGAGTATTGGTGGCGCATCCTAACATTGAGTTTGCTTTTTATGAACCATTACATGTGTTACAGCCTTGGACATGGCATAATCGAATGCACGATAAAATCATTGTTGTCGATGGTGAAGTAGCTATGATGGGCGGGCGTAATATTGGGGATAAATACTTTACTGATGACGTGCCTAGCTTATCGATTGACCGGGATGTGATGGTGTTTAAAGGTGATACGGGTCAAGATGATACGTATTTACTTAGTCAATTAGCGAATCATTTCACCGATTTATGGACGTCTGATTATAGTGTTGTGCAAACAAGGACGTTTTCAGCTAGTAAACAGGAAGAAATTTTGCGACAACAAGCGGAATTTGTTCAAAAAACACATCAAAAGACCACAGCCGATCCAAATTTAACACAGTGGTATGCTAAGAGCCATCCCGTTCGTGGTGCCAGCTTTGTCACGAATCCCCTTGGACGGTTTTACAAAGAAGGGGTTGTTTGGGAATATTTGTTGGCGCTGACTAAGCAAGCGGAAAAATCAATCATTATTCAAACGCCATATATTATTCCTACAGTTCAAATGCGAGAAGATATGGAACAACAAATGCCAGACGATGAGGTTGCGACGAATCTATTAACCAATAGCCTGGCTTCAACTAACAATTTGATAGCCAATAGTGGTTATCAAAATAATCGCCAGGAAATAATCGACCAAGGCACACAGATTTATGAATTTCAACCTAACGAAGCGCAATTTCATACTAAAGCAATCATCATTGACGAAAGGATTTCAGCCATCGGCACGTTTAATATGGACAGTCGGAGTGCGTATTTGAATACAGAATCGATGTTTATTTTTGATAGTCCGTCATTAGCAGCCGAATTACTGAGCAATATTGAAGTCGACTATGGTCAACAAATTGTTGCCGTCGACGAAGATAATCCTGCTGATCAATCAGATTATTCTTCGGCCAAATATGTTGTGTCCCGTTTGTTACAGCCTATCGCCCGTTTATTTGCACCATTTTTATAG
- a CDS encoding MmcQ/YjbR family DNA-binding protein, whose protein sequence is MEACSYRNSVFNYVDETYQTKPAFLWNKYPNYAVLKHHSGKWYGLIMDVEREKLGLEGREKLDILVVKNQPEIIANYLDQDKRFLPAYHMNKTHWIAIPLDLTVGEAEICSLIDKSFDLT, encoded by the coding sequence ATGGAAGCTTGTTCATATCGAAACAGCGTATTTAACTATGTCGATGAAACTTACCAAACAAAACCTGCTTTTCTTTGGAATAAATATCCCAACTACGCCGTTTTGAAACATCATTCAGGCAAATGGTACGGGCTTATCATGGATGTTGAAAGAGAAAAACTGGGATTAGAAGGGCGAGAAAAACTGGATATTTTAGTGGTGAAAAACCAGCCTGAAATAATTGCAAATTATCTAGACCAGGATAAACGCTTCTTACCCGCTTATCATATGAATAAAACCCATTGGATAGCAATACCGCTTGACCTAACAGTAGGTGAAGCAGAGATATGTAGTTTGATTGATAAAAGTTTTGACTTGACTTAG
- the abc-f gene encoding ribosomal protection-like ABC-F family protein — translation MSNLIIEMHQIEKSYLSKDILSIDYLTVYENEKIGIIGPNGAGKSTLLKLITQELKPDSGQVNTNTTFAYYEQIAEDLQVNYDQIDPLYLSQLQIPSHSVSDFSGGQQSRLRLAAFLSNYHPAILLDEPTTHLDKDGVEFLVNQLKYYYGTLLVVSHNRYFLDEVVTTIWEVKEGKVRVYPGNYSDYQAQKEQERIEQEQAFENFTREKTRLEQAAKQKHQKAEKLATITAKQKGKSIKPDRLSSSKQKDSVQKAAHKSAKAIQKRAEQLESVAKPLSEISIQFPKSKVLEIHNPYPIMGEEVTIKKGDHLLLDKANFQFELGKRIGIIGPNGSGKSSLLQHILNGGEGIILSNKIVFATYQQMSYQLKDDLPVIDFLKDDSYMEEGVIRSILNKLGFDQTVVTHKIISDLSGGEATRLVLAKLFTKASNVLILDEPTNFIDIPTIEALESLMKSYQGTIIFTSHDQYFMDNMAHQQWEISNQQLNRIF, via the coding sequence ATGAGTAACCTTATTATAGAAATGCATCAAATTGAAAAAAGCTATTTAAGCAAAGATATATTGTCAATTGATTATTTAACGGTTTATGAAAATGAAAAAATTGGAATTATCGGTCCTAATGGAGCAGGTAAATCGACTCTATTGAAACTAATAACTCAAGAACTAAAACCAGATAGTGGGCAAGTAAATACGAATACAACTTTTGCCTATTATGAGCAAATTGCAGAAGATTTACAAGTGAATTATGATCAAATTGACCCACTCTACTTATCACAACTACAAATCCCTTCACATTCGGTGAGTGATTTCAGTGGTGGGCAACAAAGTCGCTTACGTTTAGCGGCGTTTCTCTCTAATTATCATCCAGCGATTTTATTAGATGAACCAACGACACATCTTGATAAAGATGGGGTGGAATTTCTTGTTAATCAGCTAAAGTATTATTATGGGACATTACTCGTTGTTAGTCATAATCGGTATTTTTTAGATGAAGTTGTTACGACTATTTGGGAAGTAAAAGAGGGTAAAGTTAGGGTTTATCCTGGTAACTATTCTGATTATCAAGCTCAAAAAGAACAAGAACGTATAGAACAAGAACAAGCATTTGAAAATTTTACACGAGAAAAAACCCGCTTAGAGCAAGCAGCTAAGCAAAAACATCAAAAAGCCGAAAAATTAGCAACTATTACTGCTAAACAAAAGGGTAAATCTATTAAACCTGACCGTTTATCTTCGTCAAAACAGAAGGATTCTGTCCAAAAAGCTGCCCACAAATCAGCAAAAGCGATTCAAAAGAGAGCTGAACAGTTAGAAAGTGTCGCAAAGCCTTTATCTGAAATAAGTATACAGTTTCCAAAATCTAAAGTCTTAGAAATTCATAATCCATATCCAATTATGGGCGAAGAAGTGACTATTAAGAAAGGTGACCACTTACTTCTAGATAAAGCAAATTTTCAATTTGAATTAGGCAAACGCATCGGAATTATTGGTCCAAATGGTTCAGGCAAGTCTTCGCTTTTGCAACATATCCTTAATGGTGGTGAGGGTATCATCTTATCTAACAAAATAGTATTTGCTACTTATCAACAAATGTCTTATCAATTAAAAGATGATTTGCCAGTAATTGACTTTCTTAAAGATGATTCATATATGGAAGAAGGTGTCATAAGGAGTATTTTGAACAAACTAGGTTTTGATCAAACAGTTGTCACCCATAAAATAATCAGTGACTTAAGTGGTGGTGAAGCCACGCGATTAGTTTTAGCGAAGTTATTTACTAAAGCTAGTAATGTTCTTATTTTAGATGAACCAACTAATTTTATCGACATTCCAACTATTGAAGCATTGGAATCACTCATGAAAAGCTATCAAGGTACTATTATTTTTACTTCTCATGACCAATACTTTATGGATAATATGGCACACCAACAATGGGAAATTAGCAACCAACAACTTAATCGTATCTTTTAG
- a CDS encoding ABC transporter permease has product MTLNVLDSATNYQAYYHLENVESGETLAIKEGDVAINIRLAEILGLSVGDHLLLRRGKQTLEIPITAIFTSYINHDVFMNEVTYQKLTDDVATPTHYLFMLAQRSDKALIEENPAFRQVIFTSDNLEAINNNAQSMSSLTVILIVFAFVLSSVVLYSLMAINIDERYRELATLKVLGMKTKQVSAYVYRESFVLSMTGALIGLFLGYYFTQIVLKTIEEDMVYYQTVIHPESYVMAFLFTIVFSSVIMLYFHFKLKNIQMVEALKGIN; this is encoded by the coding sequence GTGACATTAAACGTTTTAGATTCCGCTACAAATTATCAAGCATACTATCATTTGGAAAATGTGGAAAGTGGGGAAACACTAGCGATTAAAGAGGGGGATGTTGCGATTAATATTCGCTTAGCTGAAATTCTTGGTTTATCAGTAGGTGACCATCTGCTTTTAAGGCGGGGAAAGCAAACATTGGAAATACCAATAACAGCGATATTTACTTCATATATTAATCATGATGTGTTTATGAATGAGGTGACTTATCAAAAGTTAACGGACGACGTCGCGACACCTACGCATTATTTATTTATGCTAGCTCAGAGGAGTGACAAAGCGTTGATCGAAGAGAACCCAGCTTTCAGGCAGGTGATATTTACTTCTGATAATTTGGAAGCAATTAATAACAATGCGCAATCCATGAGTAGTCTCACGGTGATTTTAATCGTATTTGCTTTTGTTTTATCCAGTGTGGTTTTGTATAGTTTAATGGCGATTAATATTGATGAACGTTACCGTGAATTGGCAACCTTGAAAGTTCTAGGGATGAAAACGAAGCAAGTTTCAGCTTATGTTTACAGGGAGTCGTTTGTTTTAAGTATGACGGGAGCCTTGATTGGTTTGTTTCTGGGTTACTATTTCACACAAATTGTTTTGAAAACCATTGAAGAGGATATGGTTTACTACCAAACGGTGATTCATCCGGAAAGTTACGTGATGGCTTTTCTCTTTACGATTGTATTCAGCAGTGTGATTATGCTGTATTTTCACTTTAAGCTCAAAAACATTCAAATGGTCGAAGCCCTTAAAGGTATTAATTAA
- a CDS encoding ABC transporter ATP-binding protein, translated as MAYIDFQNVTKVYGIGEAAVFANKDIDFEIEAGEFVVILGPSGAGKSTTLNLLGGMDQLTSGKIIVAGQELSRLDDEGLAIYRRDKVGFIFQFYNLIPNLTVLENVEMSEQISHKANQAQKYLTAVGLSHRLHNFPAQLSGGEQQRTAIARALVKEPSLLLCDEPTGALDKATGQQILQLLLEQNKALSTTVIVITHNPSIANIANKVISIKDGKIESIELNPQPLTVAEIDW; from the coding sequence ATGGCTTATATTGATTTTCAAAATGTTACCAAGGTATATGGGATAGGTGAAGCGGCTGTATTTGCTAATAAAGACATTGATTTTGAAATTGAAGCTGGCGAGTTTGTTGTTATTTTAGGGCCTTCTGGAGCGGGTAAATCGACTACTTTAAATCTATTAGGTGGCATGGATCAACTAACATCAGGGAAAATCATCGTTGCAGGTCAAGAGCTTTCGCGTTTGGATGATGAAGGCTTGGCTATTTATCGACGCGATAAAGTAGGGTTTATTTTTCAGTTTTACAACCTGATTCCTAATTTAACGGTTTTAGAAAATGTGGAAATGAGTGAACAAATATCTCATAAAGCCAATCAGGCGCAAAAATATTTAACGGCTGTTGGTTTGAGCCATCGCTTGCATAACTTTCCAGCCCAACTATCCGGTGGGGAACAGCAACGAACGGCGATAGCGCGGGCTTTAGTGAAAGAACCATCCTTACTCTTATGCGATGAACCAACCGGTGCTTTAGATAAAGCAACAGGCCAACAAATATTGCAATTATTACTGGAGCAAAATAAAGCATTATCGACAACGGTTATTGTGATTACGCATAATCCGAGTATTGCTAATATTGCGAATAAAGTTATTTCCATAAAAGACGGCAAAATTGAGTCGATTGAACTAAATCCGCAGCCTTTAACCGTTGCAGAAATCGATTGGTGA
- a CDS encoding ABC transporter permease, with protein MTIKNIWRLTLREMTSNWLRFCMILAIIFLGVGIFIGILNTGSSLQLSVERYLNNVNAQDLVVYATYGLNDEDLATLKKAEGINAYPIQTVEAQIADAFIKVIPTTESINQPQIVEGSLPIQANEIALDRVLIDLYPDLKLGETMTLNTDQSTALLGLPTLQNTSFKIVGIVESPLYLLGRQRGYTNDGAHSLSGFAVVNPSAITGTRYSEIAVTLNDYATDPSVTILKAELESLLESRPAAALQELKKTLTPYQQSANLFRAILPNWHNEMNLDIDQLEEPTYMVNERSSLMGYQAIDSFIKQIRRIAFLFGALFFAVALLVTYAVLSQLLNDRRNTMGTLSALGYLKREIKFIYVIYAFIVSVLGCLLGYACGTWFIPRMILGILPYFVVKERVVYWNHRDLLVTLGVVLLATIGTTLILINRQMKDKTANLLLAKMPKQGNHIWIEHFPIIWNKISFKWKISIRNLYRYLPRNLMTIMGMMGCTVLIVVGFGMLNTIKATGQRQYTYIQTFDGSVPIDAQTASALTNTSAIQTFVPINQ; from the coding sequence ATGACCATAAAAAATATCTGGCGACTAACGTTGCGTGAAATGACATCGAATTGGCTACGTTTTTGCATGATCCTAGCTATTATCTTCTTAGGGGTAGGGATATTTATTGGGATTTTGAATACGGGGTCGAGTTTACAACTATCCGTTGAGCGCTATTTAAACAACGTTAATGCCCAGGATTTAGTTGTTTATGCGACTTATGGGTTGAATGATGAGGATTTAGCGACGCTTAAGAAAGCTGAAGGAATTAACGCCTACCCCATTCAAACGGTTGAAGCGCAAATAGCTGACGCATTTATTAAAGTAATACCGACAACCGAATCGATCAATCAACCGCAAATTGTCGAAGGTTCTCTACCCATTCAAGCTAATGAAATTGCCCTTGATCGTGTATTAATTGATTTATACCCTGATTTGAAGCTTGGGGAAACTATGACATTAAATACGGATCAAAGCACGGCTCTACTAGGCTTACCGACATTGCAAAACACAAGCTTTAAAATCGTTGGCATTGTTGAATCACCTTTGTATCTTTTAGGCAGACAAAGGGGTTACACGAATGACGGGGCACATAGTTTGAGTGGTTTTGCTGTAGTTAATCCATCAGCGATAACGGGGACTCGTTATAGTGAAATAGCCGTGACGCTGAACGATTATGCGACCGACCCATCGGTAACTATCTTAAAAGCTGAACTTGAATCCTTGCTGGAGAGCCGTCCAGCCGCTGCACTCCAAGAGCTTAAAAAGACACTAACGCCTTATCAACAATCGGCCAATCTCTTCCGTGCCATCCTGCCCAATTGGCATAATGAGATGAATCTAGACATCGATCAACTAGAAGAACCGACGTATATGGTTAATGAACGGTCAAGCTTAATGGGCTATCAAGCCATTGATAGTTTTATCAAACAAATCCGTCGGATTGCCTTTTTATTTGGGGCACTGTTTTTTGCGGTAGCCCTATTAGTGACTTATGCCGTTTTATCACAATTACTAAACGATCGCCGGAACACCATGGGAACCTTAAGTGCACTTGGCTATTTGAAAAGGGAAATAAAATTCATTTACGTCATCTATGCGTTCATTGTTTCCGTATTAGGCTGCTTGTTGGGTTATGCATGTGGCACTTGGTTTATCCCAAGGATGATTTTAGGCATTTTGCCTTACTTTGTTGTCAAAGAAAGGGTTGTTTATTGGAATCATCGCGACTTGTTAGTTACCCTTGGCGTTGTCCTGTTAGCAACCATCGGAACGACTTTGATACTTATTAATCGCCAAATGAAAGATAAGACGGCCAACCTCCTGCTAGCGAAAATGCCCAAACAAGGCAACCATATTTGGATCGAGCATTTCCCAATTATTTGGAATAAAATTAGTTTTAAATGGAAAATTTCCATTCGTAATCTATACCGTTATTTGCCGCGTAATTTAATGACAATTATGGGGATGATGGGGTGTACGGTTTTGATTGTCGTGGGGTTTGGTATGCTAAACACCATTAAAGCAACCGGTCAACGTCAATATACTTACATTCAAACCTTTGACGGCTCAGTACCTATCGATGCCCAAACCGCATCTGCCTTGACGAACACATCAGCCATTCAAACCTTTGTCCCCATTAACCAATAA